One Serinicoccus chungangensis genomic window carries:
- a CDS encoding HAD-IIB family hydrolase — protein MSFRDVRAIAFDLDDTRAPSKSRVPERTVELLGQLLDELPVCVISGGRFEQFRDQLLVQLSARHHLSELHLMPTCGTRYYRWNHDDSDWGLVYSRDMTSAQRRRVFEAVERAARGLGLWEPDERVTGDRIEDRGSQVTYSALGQRADVVQKKAWDPDGSKRAALALRLGEMLPDLDVRSGGSTSLDITSQGVDKAYGIQQFARSLDIQPTDILFVGDRLEPGGNDYPVRALGVQTRQVTDHVETVDVIKGLLGARRQAFGA, from the coding sequence GTGTCGTTCAGGGACGTTCGTGCCATCGCCTTCGACCTGGATGACACGCGTGCTCCGTCGAAGTCGCGGGTTCCTGAGCGGACGGTAGAACTGCTGGGACAGCTGCTCGACGAGCTCCCCGTCTGCGTCATCTCCGGTGGTCGCTTCGAGCAGTTCCGTGACCAGTTGCTCGTCCAGCTGTCCGCACGACACCACCTGTCAGAGCTCCACCTGATGCCGACCTGTGGCACGCGGTACTACAGGTGGAACCATGATGACTCCGACTGGGGGCTGGTCTACAGCCGCGACATGACAAGTGCTCAGCGACGTCGCGTCTTCGAGGCGGTGGAGCGTGCCGCTCGCGGCCTGGGGCTGTGGGAGCCCGACGAACGGGTCACCGGGGACAGGATCGAGGACCGGGGATCGCAGGTCACCTACTCGGCACTCGGACAGCGTGCGGACGTCGTCCAGAAGAAGGCCTGGGACCCGGACGGCTCGAAGCGTGCGGCTCTGGCCCTGCGGCTGGGCGAGATGTTGCCCGATCTCGATGTCAGGTCCGGTGGCTCGACCTCCCTCGACATCACCTCCCAGGGCGTGGACAAGGCGTACGGCATCCAGCAGTTCGCGAGGTCTCTCGACATCCAGCCGACGGACATCCTCTTCGTCGGCGACAGGCTCGAGCCCGGCGGCAACGACTACCCGGTCCGGGCCTTGGGAGTGCAGACTCGCCAGGTTACGGACCATGTCGAGACAGTCGACGTCATCAAGGGCCTCCTCGGCGCGCGGCGTCAAGCGTTCGGCGCTTGA
- a CDS encoding sugar phosphate nucleotidyltransferase, whose amino-acid sequence MNARPSFTPGQHLPNSTAVIPAGGTGTRLWPLSRAQHLVTPGTTPTRPATGFGYIEVGPPLGLTGAPEARHVEVFREKPAADLAAAYLRGGRHLWNAGIFVVGAVVLLDLLAASDSEMASLLRAIAQCPESLEAQWRGMPSIAIDHAVAEPAGRNRRVAVVPAECAWHDVGDFASLAGRASPHGSHPWVRVLGDEDVVMAPDSTGLIAPHGDRMVVSLGLQEVIAIDTPDALLLTSPDRAQQVGAIVNLLRDMAGEDLI is encoded by the coding sequence ATGAACGCACGCCCGTCATTCACCCCGGGCCAGCACCTGCCCAATTCCACCGCCGTGATACCGGCCGGTGGCACGGGAACCCGTCTCTGGCCGCTCTCCAGGGCTCAGCACCTCGTCACTCCCGGCACCACGCCAACCCGCCCCGCCACCGGGTTCGGATACATCGAGGTGGGGCCTCCCCTGGGGCTGACCGGGGCACCGGAGGCGAGACACGTGGAGGTCTTCAGGGAGAAGCCGGCGGCGGATCTGGCCGCGGCCTACCTTCGTGGTGGTCGTCACCTGTGGAACGCCGGCATCTTCGTCGTGGGCGCCGTGGTCCTGCTGGATCTGCTGGCCGCGAGCGACTCCGAGATGGCCAGCCTGCTTCGAGCGATCGCACAGTGCCCGGAGTCGTTGGAGGCGCAATGGCGGGGCATGCCCAGCATCGCCATCGATCACGCGGTGGCCGAGCCCGCCGGCAGGAATCGCCGGGTGGCCGTCGTCCCGGCCGAGTGCGCATGGCATGACGTGGGTGACTTCGCCTCTCTAGCGGGACGAGCAAGCCCTCACGGGTCTCACCCATGGGTGCGAGTTCTCGGAGATGAGGACGTCGTGATGGCGCCCGACTCGACAGGGTTGATCGCGCCGCACGGCGACCGCATGGTCGTGTCACTCGGTCTGCAGGAGGTCATCGCCATCGACACCCCCGACGCGCTACTCCTGACCAGTCCTGACCGAGCACAGCAGGTCGGGGCCATCGTCAACCTCTTGCGCGACATGGCCGGGGAGGACCTCATCTAG